Genomic segment of Sphingopyxis sp. QXT-31:
CGCCTCGATCAACCGCGAGCGGTCCGACACCGGGGCGATGTCGCCGAAGCCCGTCGTGGTGACCGAGATCATCGTGAAATAGACGACGTCGAGAAAGCTGATCTGGCCGTCGTGGCTGTCCTTGAGGCCGGCGCGGTCGATCCAGTGGACCAGCACGACGATGCCGATCAGGAAGAAGGCGACGCCGAGCCGCGCGAGCACATCGGCCCAGATCGGCCATTTGCTCGCGCGCTTCAGCGGGCGGAAGATATGCTGCAGGTGCAGCTTGTCGTTCGGCTTGCGGCTCATCGCGCGGGCAATTGCTTGAGCGGATCGACGGGGATACGGTTCTTGCGCAGCTGGAAATGCAGCTGCGGCGTCTGGACCTGTCCGCTGGCGCCCGCCAGGCCGATCACGTCGCCCGCCTTGACCGCCTGGCCGCGGCGGACGTCGATCTGCTGCGCATGGCCATAGGCGCTGACCCAGCCGCTGCCATGGTCGATCAGGATCAGCCCGCCATAGACCGCGATCTGGTCGCCGGCATAGGAGACGACGCCATTCGCGGTCGCATGGATCGGGGTGCCCGCGGGCGCGGCGATGTTGATGCCGTCGCTAACCTTGCCCGGCGCGAGCGGGCCGAAGCGCGCGATCACCTTGCCCGGCAGCGGCCAGACGAAGCGGCCGGTGAAGGCGGCGGGGGTCGCGATCGCGGCGGTGACGGGCCGGCGCGGCGCGGCGCTGGCGGCGGCCGGCGCCCTGTTCGCGGCGAGCGCGGGCTGGCTGCCCGTCGCGATATCGTCGATGTCGAGCGTGAAGGCGGCGGCGCGCGCGGCGATGTCGACCTCCTTCTTCGGCAGCGGGCGCGCCTCGGCGGGCAGGCGCAGCCGCTGGCCGACGCGGAGGATATAGGGTTCGCTGAGCGCGTTGATCGTGACGATCTCGCCCCAGTCGGCGCCATAGGCGCTCGCGATGCCGATCCCGGTCTCGCCCGCCGCGACGCGGTGATAGAGGCCGGCGGGGATGCGCAGCCGCTGGCCGGGGACGAGCGTATAGGGCGGCGCGAGGTCGTTCTCCATCGCGATCGCCTCGGACCCCGCGCGCGTCATCTCGCCGATCGCGCGCAGCGTGTCGCCCGAGCGGACGGTGTAGGTGGAGGCCGTGACCGTGGCGGCGTTGGTCGCCACAGGCTTGAGCGTCCAGGTCGGCTGGACGTCGCCGCCCGTCACATCGTCATAGGCGAGCGGGGCGGTGGGGGCGGGCGTAATGGTCGCCGGCGCGGGCCGCTGCGGCGGCGCCGAGGCGGGGATGCAGGCGGCGAGCGGCGCCGTCAGCAGCAGGATCGAAACTATGCGGCGCGGGTCCCCCATGCGCCTTCTCTGCCAAAGCCTTGTCCGCTTGACCAGCCCGTCAAGACGTCATGAGAGCGGCGGCGCGTCCGAAACCGTCATCGCCTGGCTGGGAAAGGGGGTGACGAGGCCCTGCGCGTCCTTCCAGTCGGCGGTCAGCCAGCGTTCGTGCGCGTCGGCGGGCAGCACCAGCGGCATCGCGCCCGGATGATGATGCGCGACCAGCCGGTTGGGATCGGTCGTCAGCATCGCGAAGGTCGGGATCTCGTCGGCGAAACGGACGATGCCCGCCATCGCGACGATCGGCTGGTCGGCAACCGCGAACCAATGCTGGCGCCGCGCGCCCGTGGGACCCGACCATAGGGCAAAGCTCGTCGCGGGGACCAGACAGCGGAACTCGGTGTGGCGCAGCGTGCCGATCCAGAAGGGGCTGTCGAGGTTGCGCACGCTGGTGATCGGGTCGGTGCCGCGCGGCGGCGGCGGTACGCCCCAGAACATCGGCCGCACGCGGCGCACGCTCGATTTCGCGTCGCGGATCACGATGGGCGCGGGGCGGCCGGGGGCGACATAGTCGCCGGTCCACGGATCCTTGCCCGCCTCGGCGCCGAAACGCGCCGCGATATCGGCGGCGGGGGCGTCGATGCGATAGAGGCGGGTCATGGGATGGTATTGCCGCCAGTGTCCTTGTGCCTTCCCCCTTGATGGGGGAGGCAGCGAGACTTGGCAGCTTGCTGCCTAGTCGCAGCGGTGGGGGTGCGGTCTCGGCCTGAAGCCTTGGTCGAAGGACGCACCATCACCCCCATCCAACTTCGCCTAGCGCCAAAGGCGCAAGGCTGCGTGTCCTTCCCCCATCGAGGGGGAAGGTTCTGGTTTTACTGCGCTCCGTACGCGCTCCGCAACGCCGCCAGCGACGCGTCGTGCGTCAGGTCGAGCTGGAGCGGGGTGACCGAGATATACTCGTCGTCGATCGCCTCGAGGTCGCTGTCGTGGCCCAGGCTGTGCTCGATGCCGTGCAGCCCGAACCAGTAATAGCGATAGCCGCGCGGGTCGGTGCCCTCGACGATCGACCCGCGGCCGTAATCGTGGAAACCCTGGCGCGTGACGCGAATGCCCTTCACCGCGTCGGCGGCTATCGCGGGGAAATTGACGTTCACGAGCGTGCGCGGCGGCATGTCCATGTCGAGGAGCGGGCGCAGCACCTTGGCGCCCCACGCCTCGGCGGCTTCGAAGGGCACGCTGTCGCCCATGCCTTCCTTGGCATAGACTTGGCTCAGCGCGATCGAGCGGATGCCCGCGAGCGCGCCCTCGATCGCG
This window contains:
- a CDS encoding M23 family metallopeptidase encodes the protein MGDPRRIVSILLLTAPLAACIPASAPPQRPAPATITPAPTAPLAYDDVTGGDVQPTWTLKPVATNAATVTASTYTVRSGDTLRAIGEMTRAGSEAIAMENDLAPPYTLVPGQRLRIPAGLYHRVAAGETGIGIASAYGADWGEIVTINALSEPYILRVGQRLRLPAEARPLPKKEVDIAARAAAFTLDIDDIATGSQPALAANRAPAAASAAPRRPVTAAIATPAAFTGRFVWPLPGKVIARFGPLAPGKVSDGINIAAPAGTPIHATANGVVSYAGDQIAVYGGLILIDHGSGWVSAYGHAQQIDVRRGQAVKAGDVIGLAGASGQVQTPQLHFQLRKNRIPVDPLKQLPAR
- a CDS encoding SOS response-associated peptidase family protein; the encoded protein is MTRLYRIDAPAADIAARFGAEAGKDPWTGDYVAPGRPAPIVIRDAKSSVRRVRPMFWGVPPPPRGTDPITSVRNLDSPFWIGTLRHTEFRCLVPATSFALWSGPTGARRQHWFAVADQPIVAMAGIVRFADEIPTFAMLTTDPNRLVAHHHPGAMPLVLPADAHERWLTADWKDAQGLVTPFPSQAMTVSDAPPLS
- the surE gene encoding 5'/3'-nucleotidase SurE, encoding MRILLTNDDGYHAPGFAVLEAIARQLSDDIWVCAPAEEQSGAGHSLTLSRPVRIRQHAERRWSCTGTPTDSVMMAIGKLMPENPDLILSGVNRGANLGDDITYSGTVSAAIEGALAGIRSIALSQVYAKEGMGDSVPFEAAEAWGAKVLRPLLDMDMPPRTLVNVNFPAIAADAVKGIRVTRQGFHDYGRGSIVEGTDPRGYRYYWFGLHGIEHSLGHDSDLEAIDDEYISVTPLQLDLTHDASLAALRSAYGAQ